The following are encoded in a window of Solidesulfovibrio magneticus RS-1 genomic DNA:
- a CDS encoding MogA/MoaB family molybdenum cofactor biosynthesis protein, whose translation MEASLLVAAPLTLAAGERVAVLDADNALFTPRLVAAGRLPRLAVGLTLTPPTGPALMLVGVAPVPGDGDAPASRLYTAKALEAGVLPAGQTPFAVTKKGLTLAWVTLSDKGSQGLRADAAGPAIAETCAASLPLALAQGHLIPDEPAELRALLLDLAVTQGFDCIVTTGGTGLSPRDTTPEATLGVIEKRLPGFETAMLMASLSKTPHAMLSRATAGTVGRAIVINVPGSPKAVRETLAAVMAAIPHGLDKLRGDPSDCGQG comes from the coding sequence ATGGAAGCCTCTCTCCTCGTTGCCGCCCCCCTGACCCTCGCCGCCGGCGAGCGCGTCGCCGTCCTTGACGCCGACAATGCGCTTTTCACCCCGCGCCTGGTCGCCGCCGGCCGCCTGCCGCGCCTGGCCGTTGGCTTGACCCTGACCCCGCCGACCGGACCGGCCCTCATGCTCGTCGGCGTCGCCCCGGTTCCCGGCGACGGCGACGCCCCGGCCAGCCGGCTCTACACCGCCAAGGCCCTGGAGGCCGGCGTCCTCCCGGCCGGCCAGACCCCCTTCGCCGTCACGAAAAAGGGGCTGACCCTGGCCTGGGTGACGCTGAGCGACAAGGGCAGCCAGGGATTGCGGGCCGACGCCGCCGGCCCGGCCATCGCCGAAACCTGCGCCGCCTCCCTGCCCCTCGCCCTGGCCCAGGGGCACCTCATCCCCGACGAACCGGCCGAGCTACGCGCCCTGCTCCTGGATCTGGCCGTAACCCAGGGCTTTGACTGCATCGTCACCACCGGCGGCACCGGACTTTCGCCCCGCGACACCACCCCCGAAGCCACCCTGGGCGTCATCGAAAAACGCCTGCCCGGCTTCGAGACGGCCATGCTGATGGCCTCCCTGAGCAAAACCCCCCACGCCATGCTGTCCCGGGCCACAGCCGGCACCGTGGGCCGGGCCATCGTCATAAACGTGCCGGGCTCGCCCAAGGCCGTGCGCGAAACCCTGGCCGCCGTCATGGCCGCCATCCCCCACGGCCTGGACAAACTGCGCGGCGACCCGTCGGACTGCGGCCAAGGGTGA
- a CDS encoding methyltransferase domain-containing protein, whose translation MRIDRDCNADLLFELRYEAAGRRHTVRHFGRKANFWRDIFPADLGERLLGLAAGQSVEVRLAPGRDLPVRDPAKVLPLDRRRFAPRPVDGRRLSPVPGRFYPQGVLEGLAGVYPSTRTPFRLLADDGASLVCDCNHPLAGIEANLTATVLDVRPKPCETGGSLHVWLEELLDGPGIETGLAGQTVRFIAEPGDLSRPDEGADTAFYAAPRLVPHIDAKARERLAAHYATLLSPGDTVLDLMASHLSHLPPEFPLGPVTGLGLNAGELAANPALAERIVADLNADPTLPFPDAAFTAVVCAMSVEYLAAPADVLAEAARVLAPGGVLAISFSNRWFPQKAVRLWSELHEFERLGFVAGLLEATPGFGEIETLAERGWPRPADARDRFWPLHQQSDPLYAVTARRVAP comes from the coding sequence ATGCGCATCGACCGCGACTGCAACGCCGACCTGCTCTTTGAACTGCGCTACGAAGCCGCCGGCCGTCGCCACACGGTCCGCCACTTCGGTCGCAAGGCCAATTTCTGGCGCGACATCTTCCCGGCCGACCTCGGGGAACGCCTCCTGGGCCTTGCCGCCGGCCAGTCCGTCGAAGTCCGCCTCGCCCCCGGCCGCGACCTGCCGGTCCGCGACCCGGCCAAGGTGCTGCCCCTGGACCGCCGCCGCTTCGCCCCGCGTCCGGTGGACGGCCGCCGCCTGTCCCCGGTCCCGGGCCGGTTCTATCCCCAGGGCGTCCTAGAAGGGCTGGCCGGGGTCTACCCGTCCACCCGCACCCCGTTTCGCCTGCTGGCCGACGACGGGGCGTCCCTGGTCTGCGACTGCAACCATCCTCTGGCCGGCATCGAGGCGAACCTTACGGCCACGGTCCTGGATGTGCGCCCAAAGCCCTGTGAAACTGGCGGTTCGCTCCATGTCTGGCTGGAAGAACTCCTCGACGGCCCGGGCATCGAAACAGGCCTGGCCGGACAGACCGTGCGGTTTATCGCCGAACCCGGCGACTTGTCGCGCCCTGACGAGGGGGCGGACACGGCCTTTTACGCCGCCCCGCGCCTGGTTCCCCACATCGACGCCAAGGCCCGGGAGCGCCTGGCCGCCCACTACGCCACGCTCCTTTCGCCCGGCGACACGGTCCTGGACCTCATGGCCTCCCATCTTTCCCATCTGCCGCCGGAGTTTCCCCTGGGGCCGGTCACCGGCCTTGGCCTCAACGCCGGCGAACTTGCCGCCAACCCGGCCCTGGCCGAGCGGATCGTGGCCGACCTCAACGCCGACCCGACCCTGCCCTTCCCGGATGCCGCCTTTACGGCCGTCGTGTGCGCCATGTCCGTGGAATACCTCGCCGCCCCGGCCGACGTGCTGGCCGAGGCGGCCCGGGTGCTGGCTCCGGGGGGCGTGCTCGCCATCAGCTTCTCCAACCGCTGGTTTCCCCAAAAGGCCGTGCGGCTGTGGAGCGAACTCCACGAATTCGAGCGACTGGGCTTCGTGGCCGGGCTGCTCGAAGCCACGCCGGGCTTCGGCGAGATCGAAACCCTGGCCGAACGCGGCTGGCCCCGCCCGGCCGACGCCCGGGACCGGTTCTGGCCGCTGCACCAGCAAAGCGACCCGCTCTACGCCGTCACGGCCCGGCGCGTCGCGCCTTAG
- the rfbA gene encoding glucose-1-phosphate thymidylyltransferase RfbA, with amino-acid sequence MKGIILAGGSGTRLYPITRVVSKQLLPIYDKPMIYYPLSVLMLAGIREVLIISTPTDLPRFQEMLGDGKSLGMSFSYKVQPKPEGLAQAFVLGKDFIGSDSVCLVLGDNIFYGQGLATVLQRCAKLTEGGVVFGYKVRDPKRYGVVEFSADKQVISIEEKPEQPKSKYAVTGLYFYDNDVVSVAEGLTPSARGELEITDLNNVYLKRGKLKVEFLGRGYAWLDTGTHESLLHASSFVQAIQERQGVLVACLEEIAYRMGYIDAAQVERLAKDMLKNDYGQYLMDMIHEA; translated from the coding sequence ATGAAAGGCATCATCTTGGCCGGCGGGTCCGGCACGCGGCTCTATCCCATCACCCGGGTGGTGAGCAAACAGCTTTTGCCCATCTATGACAAGCCCATGATCTACTACCCGTTGTCGGTGCTGATGTTGGCCGGCATCCGGGAAGTACTCATCATATCGACGCCGACGGATCTGCCGCGTTTTCAGGAGATGCTTGGCGACGGCAAGAGCCTTGGCATGTCGTTTTCCTACAAGGTGCAGCCCAAGCCCGAAGGCCTGGCCCAGGCGTTTGTTTTAGGCAAGGACTTCATCGGTTCCGACTCGGTCTGTCTGGTCCTTGGCGACAACATCTTCTACGGCCAGGGCCTGGCCACGGTGCTGCAGCGCTGTGCCAAACTCACCGAGGGTGGCGTGGTCTTCGGCTACAAGGTGCGCGACCCCAAGCGCTACGGCGTGGTGGAGTTCAGCGCCGACAAGCAGGTGATCAGCATCGAGGAAAAGCCCGAGCAGCCCAAGTCGAAGTACGCCGTGACCGGGCTGTATTTCTATGACAACGACGTGGTTTCGGTGGCCGAGGGCCTGACGCCTTCGGCGCGCGGCGAGTTGGAGATCACCGATCTCAACAACGTCTATCTGAAACGGGGCAAGCTCAAGGTGGAATTTCTGGGGCGCGGCTACGCCTGGCTCGACACTGGCACCCACGAATCGCTGCTGCATGCTTCGAGCTTCGTCCAGGCCATCCAGGAACGCCAAGGGGTGCTCGTGGCCTGCCTGGAAGAGATCGCCTACCGCATGGGCTACATCGACGCCGCCCAGGTGGAACGGCTGGCCAAGGACATGCTCAAAAACGACTACGGCCAGTATTTGATGGACATGATCCACGAAGCCTAG
- the yidD gene encoding membrane protein insertion efficiency factor YidD, with protein MIKSFVILCVRWYQRQESPLHLRCRFEPTCSEYTVLAVQKFGVLTGLWLSTKRLVRCRPPNGGVDYP; from the coding sequence ATGATAAAGTCTTTTGTTATACTCTGCGTTCGCTGGTATCAACGTCAAGAGTCTCCTTTGCATTTGCGCTGTCGCTTTGAGCCAACCTGTTCTGAGTATACGGTGCTGGCAGTACAAAAATTTGGAGTGCTCACTGGATTATGGCTTTCAACGAAGCGTCTGGTACGTTGTAGACCGCCAAATGGCGGCGTAGACTATCCATAA
- a CDS encoding hybrid sensor histidine kinase/response regulator, whose amino-acid sequence MAGAATAGVLAVALVLAAGWYREHLWLVWAPGDLRLFYAVLALCVGLPAVLVGFCADRQLRLRQALAGREAEAARISETLARTQRGLVALGAVSHELLRATDRDSLIQNICTILVEQAGYSLAWVGLAEPGPDKRVRVAAWAGQDGTWLDALGLRYDDSPQGRGPTGTAIRLGQPVIVADMHEEAFFRDWPARPEALGRYRSAFSFPLRQAGRVAGALTIFELSRRDFGDEELRLLTRMADDASHGLELLRLSQSRDRTTTLLRQALRMGAAMSRTALDLAGGGQDLRELAARTLRHALWLTGSPIGAIGMSSRPTGRLDWLAVATADGTIRSLPPEDCTLFPDDAGRFAGPFAEAINVGKPVMVNHGADLDGYGPPDAAFLRVSRFLAMPLRREQRVVGVLLLADAPRPYAERDIRGTGRLAVLYGMAAARRRIEKDLIAARRRAEAASEAKTQFLANISHELRTPINGILGMAQLAVLEGGTAGQNEYWQTVRDATDKLIEIVDNLLELANVESGSLSPMLREFSLRRLAESLRGSFSVRAGLAGLSFSFDLDGALPDKLLGDPFRLRQILSNLIDNAIRFTPSGSVTVRVRRLEPLAAVAQRRVLVAADFSGLCLEFAISDTGIGIPVAMQAAIFETFVLAEEPLTKRYGGTGMGLSIARRLAELLGGSIRVESRPEYGSTFYLAVPLWLASPPMDDDGGEDREPVRLPRLRIMVVEDEAVNRLALARGLRKLGHDVIEAGNGEDALRRLSMEPVDVVVMDIQMPVMDGLTAVAHIRNGEVPGTNRRLPVVALTAYALEGDRERFLAAGMDEFVTKPCDMDALLRAVAKVVKDKPAA is encoded by the coding sequence ATGGCCGGCGCGGCCACGGCGGGGGTGCTTGCCGTGGCGTTGGTACTGGCGGCCGGCTGGTATCGTGAACATTTATGGCTGGTCTGGGCCCCCGGCGACTTGCGTCTTTTTTATGCGGTATTGGCGCTTTGCGTCGGGTTGCCGGCGGTGTTGGTGGGATTTTGCGCCGACCGCCAACTCCGGTTGCGTCAGGCCCTGGCCGGCCGCGAGGCCGAAGCGGCCCGCATCAGCGAAACCCTGGCCCGCACCCAACGGGGGCTGGTGGCCCTGGGCGCGGTCAGCCACGAACTGCTCCGGGCCACCGACCGTGACAGCCTGATCCAAAACATCTGCACCATCTTGGTGGAACAAGCCGGCTACAGTCTGGCCTGGGTGGGCTTGGCCGAACCCGGTCCAGACAAGCGGGTTCGGGTGGCGGCCTGGGCCGGACAGGACGGAACCTGGCTCGACGCCCTGGGCCTGCGCTACGATGACTCGCCCCAGGGCCGAGGCCCCACGGGCACGGCCATCCGTCTGGGGCAACCGGTCATTGTCGCCGATATGCACGAAGAGGCGTTTTTCCGCGACTGGCCGGCCCGTCCCGAGGCTCTGGGCCGCTATCGCAGCGCCTTTTCCTTTCCTCTGCGCCAGGCCGGACGTGTGGCCGGGGCGCTGACTATCTTCGAGCTGTCGCGACGGGATTTTGGCGACGAGGAACTCCGGCTGCTCACCCGCATGGCCGACGACGCCTCCCACGGTCTGGAGCTGTTGCGCCTGTCCCAGAGCCGGGACCGCACGACGACCCTGTTGCGCCAGGCGCTTCGCATGGGCGCGGCCATGTCGCGCACGGCCCTGGATCTGGCCGGCGGCGGCCAGGACCTGCGCGAGCTGGCCGCCCGGACCCTGCGCCACGCCCTGTGGCTGACCGGCAGCCCCATCGGGGCCATCGGCATGTCCTCGCGGCCCACCGGACGCCTGGACTGGCTGGCCGTGGCCACGGCCGACGGGACCATCCGCTCCCTGCCGCCCGAGGACTGCACCCTTTTTCCCGACGACGCCGGCCGGTTCGCCGGCCCCTTTGCCGAGGCCATAAACGTCGGCAAACCCGTTATGGTCAATCATGGCGCTGATCTCGACGGCTACGGCCCGCCCGATGCGGCGTTTTTGCGGGTGTCGCGGTTTCTGGCCATGCCGCTGCGGCGCGAGCAGCGCGTGGTCGGCGTGCTGCTGTTGGCCGACGCGCCCAGGCCCTACGCCGAACGGGACATTCGCGGCACGGGCCGGCTGGCGGTGCTCTACGGCATGGCGGCGGCCCGGCGGCGCATCGAGAAGGATCTGATCGCGGCCCGGCGGCGGGCCGAGGCGGCCAGCGAGGCCAAAACCCAGTTTCTCGCCAACATCAGCCACGAGCTGCGCACCCCCATAAACGGCATCCTGGGCATGGCCCAACTGGCCGTGCTGGAGGGCGGCACGGCCGGCCAGAACGAATACTGGCAGACCGTGCGCGACGCCACCGACAAGCTCATCGAAATTGTGGACAATTTGCTGGAACTGGCCAACGTCGAGTCCGGGTCGCTATCGCCCATGCTGCGGGAATTCAGCCTGCGCCGGCTGGCGGAATCCCTTCGCGGCTCGTTTTCGGTGCGTGCCGGCCTGGCCGGCCTGTCGTTTAGCTTCGACCTTGACGGCGCCTTGCCGGACAAGCTTCTGGGCGATCCCTTCCGGCTGCGCCAGATTCTCTCCAACCTCATCGATAACGCCATCCGTTTCACCCCGTCGGGCAGCGTGACGGTGCGGGTGCGCCGGCTGGAGCCGCTGGCGGCCGTGGCCCAGCGGCGGGTGCTGGTGGCGGCGGATTTCAGCGGCCTGTGCCTGGAGTTCGCCATCTCCGACACCGGCATCGGCATCCCCGTGGCCATGCAGGCGGCCATCTTCGAGACGTTCGTCCTGGCCGAGGAGCCGCTGACCAAGCGCTACGGCGGCACGGGCATGGGGCTATCCATCGCCCGGCGGCTGGCCGAGCTCCTTGGCGGCAGCATCCGGGTGGAGAGCCGGCCGGAATACGGCAGCACGTTCTATCTGGCCGTGCCGCTGTGGCTGGCCAGTCCGCCCATGGACGACGACGGGGGTGAGGACCGCGAACCGGTGCGGCTGCCGCGGCTGCGCATCATGGTTGTCGAGGACGAGGCGGTGAACCGCCTGGCCCTGGCGAGGGGGCTTCGCAAGCTTGGCCACGACGTCATCGAGGCGGGCAACGGCGAGGACGCCTTGCGGCGGCTGTCCATGGAGCCGGTGGACGTGGTGGTGATGGACATCCAGATGCCGGTGATGGACGGGCTGACGGCCGTGGCCCACATCCGCAACGGCGAGGTGCCGGGCACGAACCGGCGCTTGCCGGTGGTGGCGTTGACGGCCTACGCCCTGGAAGGCGACCGTGAACGGTTCCTGGCCGCCGGCATGGACGAGTTCGTGACAAAGCCCTGCGACATGGACGCGCTGCTGCGGGCCGTGGCCAAGGTGGTCAAGGACAAGCCGGCGGCCTGA
- a CDS encoding DUF4177 domain-containing protein, producing the protein MDYEYKTVSAPMVLSIKTQNDADQAIADFGLLINKEAVGGWEFHSMESITTAEAAGCFSGGKEKIVNYNMLIFKRLIPKSGSRGNL; encoded by the coding sequence ATGGATTATGAGTATAAGACAGTTTCTGCGCCCATGGTTTTAAGCATAAAGACACAGAATGATGCTGATCAAGCTATCGCTGATTTTGGGTTGCTCATTAACAAGGAGGCGGTAGGTGGGTGGGAGTTTCACAGCATGGAAAGTATAACGACTGCAGAGGCTGCAGGTTGCTTTAGCGGCGGCAAAGAAAAGATAGTTAATTATAACATGCTCATATTTAAAAGACTCATCCCAAAGAGTGGATCCAGGGGGAATTTATAA
- a CDS encoding tetratricopeptide repeat protein has product MSCHVRRLTVACLALCLGLATACQKQPSPPPPAPAPTAGQRLDAARQTVLAGDCARALPELEALTRELPQSGETFLLLGLCRAKQGQSDRAEAALAKASSLEPGNPRPLEALGILRYGQGRRPEAKEALGRAADLKSANPQTYYYLGNLAMQAGQCVQALDYYRLSMVKDPAFGDAFKEYRAAAAACSKSARPTVPPPGAAPKKPAVPAAAPAAKKTDASPPAAPASPSAPAAPKKAATSPPAPAASPTPASPSSPQ; this is encoded by the coding sequence ATGTCGTGCCATGTTCGCCGTCTGACCGTCGCCTGTCTGGCCCTGTGCCTGGGGCTTGCGACGGCCTGTCAGAAACAGCCAAGCCCGCCGCCGCCCGCGCCCGCGCCCACAGCCGGCCAACGCCTGGACGCGGCCCGCCAGACCGTGCTGGCCGGGGATTGCGCCCGGGCCTTGCCGGAGCTGGAAGCCTTGACCCGCGAGCTGCCCCAGTCCGGGGAGACGTTCTTGCTGCTTGGGCTGTGTCGCGCCAAGCAGGGCCAGTCCGACCGGGCCGAGGCGGCCCTGGCCAAAGCGTCGTCCCTGGAGCCGGGCAATCCGCGTCCCCTGGAGGCGCTGGGCATCCTGCGCTACGGCCAGGGACGCCGGCCCGAGGCCAAGGAAGCCCTGGGCAGGGCGGCCGACCTCAAGTCGGCCAATCCCCAGACCTACTACTACCTCGGCAACCTTGCCATGCAGGCCGGGCAGTGCGTCCAGGCGCTGGATTACTACCGCCTGTCCATGGTCAAGGACCCGGCTTTCGGCGACGCCTTCAAGGAATACCGGGCGGCGGCGGCGGCCTGCTCCAAGTCGGCGCGGCCGACCGTGCCGCCGCCTGGGGCCGCGCCGAAGAAGCCGGCAGTCCCGGCCGCTGCGCCGGCGGCGAAAAAAACGGACGCCAGCCCGCCGGCCGCTCCCGCGTCGCCGTCAGCCCCGGCCGCGCCGAAAAAGGCGGCGACAAGCCCGCCGGCCCCGGCCGCGTCGCCCACGCCGGCTTCTCCCTCCAGTCCGCAATAA
- a CDS encoding inorganic phosphate transporter, with the protein MGIRQEKIKLVTVKLFLGLFYVAAAFTVWTTGTYFLGLPLSTPLVVFLIGGVGGFISIHRRLQTMDEEALELYATSLLHLYISPLIGGILAVILYFFFLSQIVSSPIFPNFKTDDPAQYSGTIIDMYRSSGLSFSEWAKLAFWSFVAGYSEDFVLAVVDSVKASAIDKVRGTKTQPAQQGNP; encoded by the coding sequence ATGGGCATTCGACAAGAAAAAATTAAACTCGTAACAGTCAAGCTTTTCCTTGGCCTGTTTTACGTGGCTGCGGCCTTCACGGTTTGGACGACAGGGACATATTTCTTGGGGCTTCCGCTTTCAACTCCTCTGGTGGTCTTTTTGATTGGAGGCGTCGGCGGATTTATCAGCATACACCGCCGACTTCAGACAATGGACGAGGAAGCGCTTGAATTGTATGCAACGTCATTGCTGCACCTGTATATAAGCCCACTTATCGGCGGAATTTTGGCCGTCATTCTCTACTTTTTCTTTTTATCGCAAATCGTCTCGTCGCCAATATTTCCTAATTTCAAAACAGATGATCCCGCGCAATATAGCGGCACGATCATCGACATGTACCGATCATCCGGGTTGAGTTTCAGCGAGTGGGCCAAACTGGCCTTCTGGAGCTTTGTGGCCGGCTATTCCGAGGATTTCGTTTTAGCCGTGGTCGACTCGGTGAAGGCGTCGGCCATTGACAAGGTACGAGGAACCAAGACGCAGCCTGCCCAGCAGGGCAATCCGTAA
- a CDS encoding DsrE family protein — translation MHYDIVFHLDQGQDELNIALSNIANYLKALASEQFTAVLLVNGPAIKLMVKDADNCAKLTALCEQGLELRVCNNALTHFGIAPAELCPCCRIVPAGVVELVDLQRQGFAYVKP, via the coding sequence ATGCACTACGACATCGTGTTTCATCTCGATCAGGGCCAGGACGAGCTGAACATTGCGCTGAGCAACATCGCCAACTACTTGAAGGCCTTGGCTAGCGAACAATTCACCGCCGTGCTGCTGGTCAACGGCCCGGCCATCAAGCTCATGGTCAAGGACGCCGACAACTGCGCCAAACTGACGGCGCTTTGCGAACAAGGGTTGGAGTTGCGGGTGTGCAACAACGCCCTGACCCATTTCGGCATCGCCCCGGCCGAGCTGTGCCCTTGCTGCCGCATCGTACCGGCCGGGGTGGTGGAGCTGGTCGATCTGCAGCGACAGGGATTCGCCTACGTCAAGCCCTAG